Below is a genomic region from Pseudomonas berkeleyensis.
GTTATTTGAGCTTGCTGCGCAGCCAGCTCATCACACTGATCAAGACTCTCAGCTTGCGATAGAAGTTGTCCGCTTCGATCAGGAAACCCAGTTCCTTGTGAAGCTGCACTATCTCGCTCATCACAGCCTTGTGCGCATCGGTACCAGCCTGGCCTGCGGCAACTATATCCTGCTCAACCTCGCACAGCCGGCGGTACCAGGCAATCTCGACTGCGTGGCGCACGAAATGGCGGCGGTTGAATATTCGGTGCTTGCCGAGCAAAAACAGGTAGGCCCCAAAACCTGCCAGAAAAACCTGCAACGAGCTGATCTCAAGCCCTTGAGCGTTCAGGAACTGGGCGATCTGTGGCGTTTGCCAGCAGCCGACCGCGAACAGCGCAGGCCAAAGGGCAATGGCGAGTAGCGCTTCGTTCGTATGTGGGGAACGTGTCAGTTGGCTGGGGATAAAGCGGAGACGGGTCATAGTAACTCCCGTTGGAAGGCTGTCATGGCACGAGGGGCCAGGACTCACTCAAGCTTCCGGTTTTGCCGAGGCTCGATGCAACTCAAGTGGATGCGTTTGGTACCCATCAGCAAGAAGGAGTGGCGCACTCAACACCTCGCTAGAGCGGCACTTCACCTTATGAGTCCAGCCCTCAGGCACAAGTGCCGGAGGTTTGCTCCAAGTTCATCGGCCAGGGATTTCTAGAGCCCGTCATCTCGTAGATTTGCGTGCTCGATGAGCGCAAGCGGCCTCGACAGAGCTGAAGTCAAGCATCGCTCCGTCGGCCAGCAGAATCGAAGCCCACAGGAACAACTGGCTCATAGCCTCTCACTCGATAGAGTGCAGCAAAAACCGCCGATGTGGCAAAAAGTGGGGCAAAATTCAGGAGCGTCTAAAAACCATTGTACATAAAAAATCCAGCCATCGTTAGATGGCTGGATTTTTAGGGTTTTTTGGTCGGGACGGAGTGATTCGAACACTCGACCCCTTGCACCCCATGCGCTTATTTAGTGGATTTCCATAGATCACCATAGACAACCGCAAACAACCTATAACCTAGTAATTACGGGGCTTTCAGGCTATTTTACCTTCCCGTGGCGTCCACTATCGTCCACCAGCAGCCAAGCGTTTCGGTGGCACAAAAGTGGCACAAAATTCGGACGCGAAAAATTTTACTAGGGGTAGAGTGTGGCCAAGCTGACGATCAAGCAACTGGAGGCTTTCACAGCTGAAGATCATGGAAAGGTCTTCCGAGAGGATGGAGGGCTGGTGGCCGAGGTGCGAGCTGGCGTACGCGGAGTCACTGTTCAATTCAGCTATGAATTCAAACTGGATGGCTCCAGAACCAGAAAGCGACTGGGCAGTTGGCCGAAGAAAAGCCTGGCGCAAATCCGAGCTGAGCGAGACGAAGCCCGGACTCTGGTTACGAAAGGCCTGCACCCTACCCTTGCCGCCAAAGCCGCACGGATCGAGGCACAAGCGGCCATTGTCGCTACGATTGCTGAGGCCGAACGTGAAGCCGCCGAAAACAAAACAGTGGCAGACCTGTTTGGCGAATGGATACGCGACGGCGTTTCTCGGCAGGATGGCAATGCTGAACTGATCCGCAGCTTCAAAAAAGACGTGCTCCCCCTCATTGGCAAGAAGCCGCTACGCAGCCTGACAGAGAAAGATTTACTCACCGTTCTACGCTCAGTCAAAGCACGCGGCCTGAACCGTACGGTCGTGATCCGCAGCAAGGACATCGGTCAGATGCTGCGCTGGGGAGAAAAGCGTAAGCCGTGGCGCACCCTGATGGCAGACGGCAACCCCGCCGACCTGATCGACGTCAACAAGCTGCTCGACCACGACTACGAAGAACAACGCGACCGCCTGCTTGCGCCGGATGAGATCCGCGAGCTACGCGATATCTTCGAACGCCTTGAGCGTGACTATGAGGCGCTACCCGCCGGCCAGAAATACTCAGGCATTCGCCCAGTCAACCTACGTGTCCAGTGTGCTGTATGGATCTGCTTGAGTACGCTTTGCCGTATCGGCGAGCTACTCAAATCCGAATGGCGCCACGTGGATCTGGAGAAAGGCACTTGGTTCATCCCGGCCGAAGCGACCAAGGGCCATAAGGGTAAGCGCCAGGATCACCACGTCTTTCTTTCAGCCTTTGCTCTTAAGCAATTCAAGCGACTGCACAAAGAAACCAGCGATACACCGTTCTGCTTCCCCAGCAAGGATGGAGAAAACCACGTCGACACCAAGACGGTCAGCAAGCTCATCGGAGACCGACAGTGCCGTTTCAAGAACCGCAGCAAGCCTCTGGCGGGCCGCCATCACGACGACTCGTTGGTACTGAGCAATGGCACCAAAGGTGAATGGACACCACATGACTTGCGCCGTACTGGTGCGACCATGATGCAAGAGCTGGGTGTCACACTGGAGATCATTGACCGCTGCCAGAACCACCTGCTAGGCGGATCCAAGGTACGCCGGCACTATCTACACCACGACTATGCGAAGGAGAAAACCGAGGCCTGGGGCATTTTGGGAGACCGTTTGGACGTAATTTTGGCATCCCGCTCAACAGACTAGGCTGCTTGCTCCTTTATGGAGACCGACCGCTCGTAGCTTGTCGTTTGTCAAAATGCTCTGGATCGGTACCTGGCATTCAATCGGACCTGCAGAATTTCTTTACATGTACGCATAGCCATGCTGGCTCTGTGCCCGCGAAGCAGATATGGTTTAGCGGTTTAAACATTGGCCTCGGCGCAGAGCAGGGTTCCGCATACCACTGCCTTCAAAACTTTGAGGCACGGAAAACTAGAACAGGGAGAGCCTCAATGAGTGCAAGCGAAGCAGTCGAACTTGCCAATAACGCGCTGGG
It encodes:
- a CDS encoding tyrosine-type recombinase/integrase produces the protein MAKLTIKQLEAFTAEDHGKVFREDGGLVAEVRAGVRGVTVQFSYEFKLDGSRTRKRLGSWPKKSLAQIRAERDEARTLVTKGLHPTLAAKAARIEAQAAIVATIAEAEREAAENKTVADLFGEWIRDGVSRQDGNAELIRSFKKDVLPLIGKKPLRSLTEKDLLTVLRSVKARGLNRTVVIRSKDIGQMLRWGEKRKPWRTLMADGNPADLIDVNKLLDHDYEEQRDRLLAPDEIRELRDIFERLERDYEALPAGQKYSGIRPVNLRVQCAVWICLSTLCRIGELLKSEWRHVDLEKGTWFIPAEATKGHKGKRQDHHVFLSAFALKQFKRLHKETSDTPFCFPSKDGENHVDTKTVSKLIGDRQCRFKNRSKPLAGRHHDDSLVLSNGTKGEWTPHDLRRTGATMMQELGVTLEIIDRCQNHLLGGSKVRRHYLHHDYAKEKTEAWGILGDRLDVILASRSTD